The Prevotella fusca JCM 17724 genome includes a window with the following:
- a CDS encoding RHS domain-containing protein translates to MRYDNVGRPVQAYDEKGNIVWQADYDIYGKNEQPTRSELL, encoded by the coding sequence ATGCGGTATGACAATGTCGGCCGCCCTGTCCAAGCATACGATGAAAAAGGTAATATCGTCTGGCAGGCAGACTATGACATCTATGGTAAAAATGAGCAGCCCACACGGAGTGAGCTTCTGTGA
- a CDS encoding disease resistance family protein has translation MKQLRLFGYLLAIIGMMSFHYAFAQKVETKYVRITPGEGKQLHLYFLTQDMSKLTIEGGKETGRQESGTHTVVFLETIAKKQIKITGEFTFLKCSSDDIQALDFSGSTKIVQWQFTPSSALKDIDLSGMSNLRSLIIKDINVETISIIGCHKLKDFYIDSDFLKNLDFSSCLEIESISVNSTSLENLNITGCKELKVLKCPYAPLTKLQIQSYHNLKTLHCGTEDHTMELLQIIDCPQLSDFELYPNRYALHGAHIKSIDIDGCPLLKSFVKTDRAKLLENLKLRNCSGISKLHVDLEKLQHITIENCPALKDILITNNALSLSEMRKLCKALPEGDGTNVIKLLNFGTMVEYNCMNGEIADAFTAHGWKPIVHTNKGDDIDYSAVKWDYLTFKTAMQTGAEFRIYNIYSMRQLLAEKNIEPTDWVWRKKGDDYMTCTYTGTDGSFTLKQRKGYWNEITITDPRALLTLVEGIGKLESLKYLDLRGQLLETVDFSPANTALLKVDISNNRIKNMQSIVDALPTVDKKYIIVYDHGAVPTDQNICTKEQVEQLKAKGWVVIAHDGDKLRYFVGNGTTNGINEISDSNEEVKAVYTINGVRIKQVQSGINIVKMANGKTKKIIIP, from the coding sequence ATGAAACAATTAAGATTATTTGGCTATCTTTTAGCGATTATTGGAATGATGAGTTTCCATTATGCATTTGCACAAAAAGTAGAAACTAAGTATGTTAGGATTACGCCTGGTGAAGGAAAGCAATTGCATCTATACTTTCTCACACAAGACATGTCAAAATTGACTATAGAGGGGGGGAAGGAAACAGGCAGACAGGAAAGTGGTACACATACAGTTGTATTTTTGGAGACCATAGCAAAAAAACAAATTAAGATTACTGGAGAATTTACTTTCCTAAAGTGTTCTTCGGATGACATTCAGGCACTTGATTTTTCCGGCAGCACGAAAATTGTCCAATGGCAGTTTACTCCATCTTCTGCATTGAAAGACATTGACTTGTCAGGAATGTCCAATCTGAGATCTCTGATTATCAAAGATATCAATGTGGAGACAATCTCTATCATAGGCTGTCACAAGCTGAAAGATTTTTATATAGATTCTGATTTTCTGAAGAATTTGGATTTTTCTTCTTGCTTGGAAATAGAATCTATATCTGTAAATTCTACTTCACTTGAAAATCTGAACATTACAGGTTGCAAAGAATTGAAAGTTCTTAAATGTCCGTATGCTCCTCTCACCAAACTTCAAATTCAATCTTATCACAATCTTAAAACACTGCATTGTGGAACAGAAGACCACACGATGGAGCTGTTACAGATTATAGATTGTCCACAATTAAGTGACTTTGAATTATATCCCAACCGATATGCGCTGCATGGAGCACACATTAAATCTATAGATATAGATGGATGTCCCTTGCTAAAAAGTTTCGTAAAGACAGATAGAGCAAAACTTCTTGAAAATCTTAAATTGAGGAACTGTTCTGGCATATCTAAACTGCATGTAGATCTTGAAAAACTACAGCATATAACGATAGAAAACTGCCCTGCGCTAAAAGACATTCTCATTACAAACAATGCATTGAGTTTATCTGAAATGAGAAAACTTTGTAAAGCACTCCCCGAAGGTGATGGAACAAATGTAATCAAGCTGTTGAACTTCGGTACAATGGTGGAGTACAATTGTATGAATGGAGAAATTGCAGATGCCTTCACTGCTCATGGGTGGAAACCTATAGTTCATACTAATAAAGGTGATGACATAGATTACTCTGCTGTTAAATGGGATTATCTGACATTCAAGACAGCGATGCAGACCGGTGCAGAGTTTAGGATATATAACATCTATTCAATGCGTCAATTACTTGCAGAAAAAAATATAGAACCGACAGACTGGGTCTGGAGGAAAAAAGGGGATGATTATATGACCTGCACATATACAGGTACAGACGGTTCATTCACACTAAAACAAAGAAAAGGTTATTGGAATGAAATCACAATAACAGACCCGCGTGCATTACTGACATTGGTAGAGGGAATTGGGAAATTAGAATCTTTGAAGTATCTGGATTTACGCGGACAGTTGCTTGAAACAGTCGACTTCTCTCCTGCCAATACTGCTCTTCTTAAAGTTGATATTAGTAATAATAGAATCAAGAATATGCAGAGCATTGTTGATGCCCTTCCTACCGTTGACAAGAAATACATTATTGTCTATGATCACGGTGCTGTTCCTACAGATCAAAATATCTGTACAAAAGAACAGGTAGAGCAATTGAAAGCAAAAGGATGGGTCGTTATTGCACATGATGGAGACAAGCTAAGATATTTCGTGGGAAATGGTACAACAAATGGCATTAATGAGATTTCTGATAGCAATGAAGAAGTAAAAGCGGTGTATACAATAAATGGTGTCAGAATAAAACAGGTACAAAGTGGTATCAATATCGTTAAGATGGCAAATGGAAAAACAAAGAAAATAATAATTCCATAA
- a CDS encoding IS1380 family transposase — MTKVAIKNENITSFGGIYHIMDVFSRLGFEKLTESVLGRRGCSGKAFSHGSILGSLFFSYLCGGDCLEDINALIGQFWQRPGTLLPGADTVGRGLKELAEENIIYRSETSGKSYSFNTAEKLNPLLLRMIRRMGLIKAGSHVDLDFDHQFVPAHKFDAKYSYKQDLGYFPGWASIGGIIVGGENRDGNTNVRYHQEDTLRRIMDRVTSELGVVIERFRADCGSFSKEIIQTVEQRCNTFYIRAANCGSRYENFQQLKEWKNVEVGYEKCDVTSICMDSLIEGKSYRLVLQRSPLKDKDGKQQTDMFGVIYTYRCILTNDWVSTEKDIITFYNERGASEKNFDIQNNDFGWAHLPFSFMAENMVFMMVTAMLKNFYLYLVRHISEKVKPLKKTSRLKAFILHFVSVPAKWVRTGRRNVLNLYTNKAYYSEVFLE, encoded by the coding sequence ATGACAAAGGTAGCAATTAAAAACGAGAATATCACTTCCTTCGGAGGAATTTATCACATCATGGACGTTTTTTCAAGGTTGGGCTTTGAAAAACTTACCGAATCCGTGTTGGGCAGACGCGGATGCAGCGGCAAGGCTTTCAGCCATGGAAGCATCCTGGGCTCTCTCTTCTTCAGCTACCTTTGTGGTGGGGATTGTCTTGAGGACATCAATGCGCTTATTGGACAGTTCTGGCAGAGACCTGGTACGCTGTTACCCGGTGCCGATACCGTGGGGCGCGGACTGAAGGAGCTTGCCGAAGAGAACATTATCTACAGGAGCGAGACATCAGGCAAGTCCTACAGTTTCAACACTGCAGAGAAGCTGAACCCCTTACTTTTACGGATGATACGGAGAATGGGACTTATAAAGGCGGGCAGCCATGTTGACCTGGACTTTGACCACCAGTTTGTTCCAGCCCACAAGTTCGATGCAAAGTATTCTTACAAGCAGGACCTTGGCTATTTCCCTGGTTGGGCTTCCATTGGGGGAATCATAGTCGGAGGTGAGAACCGTGACGGAAACACCAATGTGAGATACCATCAAGAAGACACGCTCCGTCGCATTATGGACCGTGTAACCTCAGAACTTGGTGTGGTAATAGAGCGTTTCCGTGCTGACTGTGGGTCGTTCTCAAAGGAAATCATCCAAACCGTAGAGCAGCGCTGCAACACGTTCTACATTCGTGCTGCCAACTGCGGCAGTCGCTACGAGAATTTCCAACAGTTGAAGGAATGGAAAAACGTTGAGGTTGGCTATGAGAAATGCGATGTCACATCCATCTGCATGGACAGCTTAATAGAAGGAAAGTCATACAGGCTTGTCCTACAGCGTAGTCCTTTGAAAGACAAGGATGGCAAGCAACAGACGGATATGTTCGGAGTAATATACACATACCGCTGTATCCTCACCAATGACTGGGTGTCTACCGAGAAGGACATCATCACATTCTACAATGAACGTGGAGCGAGCGAAAAGAACTTCGACATACAGAACAATGACTTCGGCTGGGCACATCTGCCCTTTTCCTTCATGGCTGAGAACATGGTTTTCATGATGGTTACTGCCATGCTGAAGAACTTCTATCTCTACCTCGTCCGTCATATCAGCGAAAAGGTCAAGCCGTTGAAAAAGACAAGCAGGCTGAAAGCCTTTATCTTGCATTTTGTCAGCGTACCGGCAAAATGGGTGAGAACAGGAAGGCGGAACGTCCTGAACCTGTATACAAACAAAGCATACTACTCTGAAGTATTCCTTGAATAA
- a CDS encoding peptidoglycan DD-metalloendopeptidase family protein has protein sequence METGKNTSADRNRKQTGRSEEIVANSAICTCDKGSKPGTFRVTSQQKVYCNGARKLVATDQDKDIKSLNFGSCAAKNNGPCSPNIVWSNTYNKIAIKGKMYPLTVKSSGTCRAGGGRINIQTSGQQVVVKPSASPRKANSTAHKSPVFTEEDWKHLPQEDEKNQNKRVPAAVQVNNVLVNGKREITITPYDQEELLFTTSLTAGSMRGTGVKWDVCHGNRVIAKGLTEAPARTYFTKEGTYSVYAYVHKPGSPKGKGVVRIAVSHPKFKSLEWKDENGKPVTYIGLRNKVFAHVSLPGCKGITVNCRFYYNGYEGKTYLSALTPMTLPAAGKVKIALSLSGDQLKKIIEDRKRFSNGQKIRIHLELSSRHWIENLTKASQHPILFNDKIEFRSLVIYKDSDCKEKLQGGIADSGSTVYVRISTANMETGKIRLDVYKHETGNQEEKSPKPSPVYSISCPVNSTGIYKFSLTLAAPPYKEGTAYKVVVSWIFSSSQSSNGNVINRNRQTSKETKQYILKGKEVLFSVKRHIPTPKAEPSKANVNRTEPEKGGCPRCREEWTDMLPRLQKIFKGVSPEKLSTVARIYTQYMKELRMDTCWIKAHFFAQAYKETGGRLDVKEGESFNYYWEIIPTKLSAFRTDEGRIYARKWGRAEKKSTKANAVSKENQIKIANYAYSYEFNKGKELGNKYPNDGWHFRGRGLIQLTGRGCYTAIEKILHDIGYSCDITSSIEKSDQVGKNFELAVVASMAFFKWKNADMYRLCNGNKNTTGISTIVGMKETNKDTGKSNYEEKQEAFTNRTSVAFMVDNCKWNVKESPKQTPKQGKWHEPVDNPQITIWTQSGRNDPSNAVFGARNNRHQGVDLFALEGTNVYACLGGIVDRIVTRDAKGNYVKGQGITVVIKIHEAEIPIFRSRRMQYSPKYPEVECSQGPEFDLNSKSIYLVYYHLSEIDAKVKIKEPVEAGQIIGKSGITGVPGGTCGPHLHFEIRNKSMVSKSSSKLVNRCNPAFYVDYKQADKLSDNEKSIQEQRKKRGRY, from the coding sequence ATGGAAACAGGCAAAAATACATCAGCGGACCGTAATCGTAAACAGACTGGGAGAAGTGAGGAAATCGTTGCGAACAGTGCAATTTGCACATGTGACAAAGGTTCCAAGCCAGGAACTTTCCGGGTTACCAGCCAGCAAAAAGTCTACTGTAATGGCGCAAGAAAACTTGTTGCCACAGATCAGGACAAAGATATCAAGTCCTTGAACTTTGGAAGTTGTGCGGCAAAGAATAATGGTCCTTGTTCTCCGAATATCGTTTGGAGTAACACTTATAACAAGATTGCCATAAAGGGTAAGATGTATCCTTTGACTGTCAAGAGTTCTGGTACCTGTAGGGCTGGAGGGGGCAGAATCAATATCCAGACATCTGGTCAACAGGTTGTAGTAAAACCTTCTGCTTCACCACGTAAGGCAAACAGTACGGCACATAAGAGTCCAGTCTTTACAGAAGAAGACTGGAAGCATTTGCCACAGGAGGACGAGAAGAATCAGAATAAACGTGTACCAGCAGCAGTGCAGGTAAACAATGTTCTTGTCAATGGAAAGAGAGAGATAACCATAACCCCCTACGACCAAGAGGAACTCCTGTTCACTACGTCACTTACGGCAGGAAGTATGCGGGGGACTGGTGTCAAGTGGGACGTCTGTCATGGCAATCGTGTGATTGCAAAAGGATTGACAGAAGCTCCAGCACGTACCTATTTTACCAAAGAAGGCACGTACTCTGTATATGCTTATGTTCATAAACCAGGCTCACCCAAAGGCAAAGGTGTGGTCAGGATAGCCGTATCCCACCCCAAGTTCAAAAGTCTGGAATGGAAGGACGAGAACGGGAAGCCTGTTACTTACATAGGGTTGCGTAATAAAGTGTTTGCACATGTATCTTTACCTGGCTGTAAAGGTATAACAGTCAATTGCCGCTTTTACTATAATGGATATGAAGGAAAAACTTATCTATCCGCCCTTACTCCAATGACCTTGCCTGCTGCAGGGAAAGTAAAGATAGCCCTTTCCCTTTCAGGCGACCAGTTAAAGAAGATAATAGAAGACCGTAAGCGTTTCAGCAATGGGCAGAAAATAAGGATACATCTGGAACTGAGTTCTCGTCATTGGATAGAAAACCTTACAAAGGCTTCACAGCACCCTATCCTGTTCAATGACAAAATAGAGTTCCGCAGCCTGGTCATTTATAAAGATTCTGATTGCAAAGAAAAACTGCAGGGTGGTATTGCTGACAGCGGGAGTACGGTATACGTGCGTATTTCTACCGCCAATATGGAAACCGGCAAGATACGTCTGGATGTATATAAGCACGAAACAGGCAACCAAGAAGAGAAAAGTCCCAAGCCATCACCTGTATATAGTATCAGTTGCCCTGTCAATAGTACGGGTATCTATAAATTCTCTTTAACGTTGGCAGCGCCTCCATACAAGGAAGGTACAGCCTACAAAGTTGTTGTTTCGTGGATTTTCAGTAGTAGTCAATCTTCCAACGGAAATGTAATTAATAGAAATAGACAGACCTCAAAAGAAACCAAACAATACATACTTAAAGGGAAAGAAGTCCTCTTCTCTGTCAAGCGGCATATTCCCACGCCAAAGGCAGAGCCCAGCAAGGCGAATGTTAATCGCACAGAACCAGAAAAGGGTGGATGTCCACGTTGTCGAGAAGAATGGACGGATATGCTTCCAAGGCTACAAAAGATTTTTAAAGGAGTGTCACCTGAAAAATTATCAACTGTTGCAAGAATTTATACTCAGTATATGAAAGAGTTGAGGATGGATACATGTTGGATTAAGGCACATTTTTTTGCTCAAGCCTATAAAGAAACAGGAGGGAGACTTGACGTAAAGGAGGGAGAGTCCTTTAATTACTATTGGGAAATCATACCAACCAAATTGTCAGCCTTCAGAACTGATGAAGGAAGAATTTATGCAAGAAAATGGGGACGTGCGGAAAAGAAATCAACCAAAGCGAATGCTGTTTCAAAAGAAAATCAGATAAAGATAGCAAACTATGCATATTCTTATGAGTTCAACAAGGGAAAAGAACTGGGAAACAAATATCCAAATGACGGATGGCACTTCAGAGGTAGAGGATTAATACAATTAACTGGTAGAGGTTGCTATACTGCAATTGAGAAGATATTGCATGATATAGGTTATTCTTGCGATATTACAAGCAGTATAGAGAAATCTGATCAAGTTGGCAAAAATTTTGAACTTGCAGTGGTTGCTTCCATGGCTTTTTTCAAATGGAAAAACGCAGATATGTACAGACTCTGCAATGGGAATAAAAACACAACAGGTATTTCTACAATTGTTGGAATGAAAGAAACAAACAAAGATACAGGTAAATCGAACTACGAAGAGAAACAGGAAGCCTTTACTAATAGGACTTCTGTTGCTTTTATGGTGGATAATTGTAAGTGGAATGTTAAGGAATCTCCAAAACAAACTCCAAAACAGGGAAAGTGGCACGAACCTGTGGATAATCCACAGATAACGATATGGACTCAGAGTGGACGTAATGATCCATCGAATGCTGTGTTTGGAGCGAGGAATAACCGACATCAGGGAGTAGATCTTTTTGCTTTAGAAGGGACTAATGTGTATGCTTGTCTTGGTGGAATCGTTGATAGAATTGTTACTCGTGATGCTAAAGGAAATTATGTAAAAGGGCAAGGAATAACAGTGGTCATAAAGATTCATGAAGCAGAAATACCTATATTCAGATCTCGAAGAATGCAATATTCGCCTAAGTATCCTGAAGTAGAATGTTCTCAGGGCCCAGAGTTTGATTTAAACTCAAAGTCTATCTATCTTGTTTATTATCATTTAAGTGAAATAGATGCTAAAGTTAAAATAAAAGAGCCTGTAGAGGCTGGGCAGATTATAGGGAAGTCTGGAATAACAGGAGTACCAGGAGGAACATGTGGCCCACATTTACATTTTGAGATAAGAAACAAATCAATGGTTTCCAAAAGTTCTTCTAAATTAGTAAACAGATGCAATCCGGCTTTCTATGTTGATTATAAACAAGCAGATAAACTATCTGATAATGAAAAAAGTATACAAGAGCAAAGAAAAAAGAGAGGTAGATATTAA
- a CDS encoding type VI secretion system Vgr family protein: protein MAFPDIRFTVTIGDTAIPTFKSFRLEQRIGDHHYFELVLDLETGSSRFSHDMGGSSDWLGEPLTVRTDGSTSFLGVVTNVHMHREDSEFGHLIVSGYSATYRLETAPGNFSWTGKKIGEIVSQLCDAAGVGAKVNAAYGGTPDYLCQYGESQFGFIRRLAAQYKEWLYYDGTSLVFGRPKTLPDSVCLEFGTTLSSLDIGIQTLARPKKAYSYHSSSDQQMNEASPSETAGQDLLARKAVAASMKLFSVPACQYAEQRVNSGPELVDYMRRKQSAETAESHYVTAESRVPGLCVGSVVKIDSSFYQSFRSLSRRTLGEFIITEIVHEMGEDGYYRNRFKALPSALEVIPVPDVRIPHAETQMATVTRNDDPKGSGRIQVRMNWQADDMNTNWIRVMTPDAGRSGDVKSNRGFVFIPEVGDHVLVGFRHGDPSRPYVMGSLFNGFTGKGGFEGNHRKSLTTRTGHTIELDDAFSSLGITIKDILGNSIHIDSVGNDIVINAKRNVTINAGETFTVNCKNANILAEESINMNAEQDITSVSGESTSIQAGESLTEIAADSYVLSANEANVQVTEEHNLQASTISETAEKINIDSTMEDLDLSSPKKVNIQSSEKVNLF from the coding sequence ATGGCATTTCCCGACATACGCTTCACCGTGACCATCGGTGACACTGCAATCCCCACATTCAAGTCCTTCCGCCTGGAACAGCGCATAGGCGACCATCATTACTTCGAGCTGGTCCTCGACCTCGAGACCGGCAGCAGCCGCTTCTCACATGACATGGGCGGCAGCTCCGACTGGCTCGGCGAGCCCCTGACCGTCCGCACCGACGGCAGCACCTCCTTCCTGGGCGTGGTGACGAACGTACACATGCACCGTGAGGACAGCGAGTTCGGGCATCTCATCGTGTCCGGCTACTCCGCCACCTACCGCCTGGAGACCGCCCCCGGAAACTTCTCATGGACAGGGAAGAAGATCGGAGAGATCGTCAGCCAGCTCTGTGATGCCGCAGGGGTCGGGGCAAAGGTCAATGCCGCCTACGGCGGCACGCCTGACTATCTCTGCCAGTACGGCGAGTCCCAGTTCGGTTTCATCCGCCGCCTTGCCGCACAGTACAAGGAATGGCTCTACTATGACGGCACATCCCTCGTCTTCGGGCGTCCCAAGACACTTCCCGACTCGGTCTGCCTTGAGTTCGGCACCACCCTCTCGTCGCTTGACATCGGCATCCAGACGCTTGCCCGTCCCAAGAAGGCCTACAGCTACCACTCCTCGTCCGACCAGCAGATGAACGAGGCGAGCCCGTCGGAGACGGCCGGCCAGGACCTCCTTGCCCGCAAGGCGGTGGCAGCCTCGATGAAGCTGTTCAGCGTCCCGGCATGCCAGTATGCCGAGCAGCGTGTCAACTCCGGTCCGGAGCTGGTGGACTACATGCGCCGCAAGCAGTCGGCCGAGACGGCGGAGAGCCACTACGTCACCGCCGAGAGCCGTGTGCCGGGTCTGTGCGTGGGCAGCGTCGTCAAGATAGACAGCTCCTTCTACCAGTCCTTCAGGTCCCTCTCCCGCAGGACGCTGGGCGAGTTCATCATCACCGAGATCGTGCACGAGATGGGTGAGGACGGCTACTACCGCAACCGTTTCAAGGCACTCCCCTCCGCCCTTGAGGTGATTCCCGTGCCCGATGTACGCATCCCCCACGCCGAGACGCAGATGGCTACGGTGACGAGGAACGACGACCCTAAGGGCAGCGGGCGCATCCAGGTGCGGATGAACTGGCAGGCTGACGACATGAACACGAACTGGATCCGGGTGATGACCCCTGACGCAGGCAGGAGCGGTGACGTGAAGAGCAACCGCGGCTTCGTATTCATCCCCGAGGTAGGCGACCATGTCCTCGTCGGCTTCCGCCACGGCGATCCCTCCCGTCCCTATGTCATGGGCAGCCTCTTCAACGGTTTCACTGGAAAGGGCGGTTTTGAAGGTAATCACAGAAAAAGTCTGACAACCCGTACAGGGCATACTATCGAACTGGATGACGCTTTTTCATCGCTTGGAATCACCATCAAGGATATACTGGGTAACTCCATTCATATTGACTCTGTAGGTAATGACATCGTCATCAATGCAAAGCGGAATGTTACCATCAATGCAGGAGAAACTTTTACGGTAAACTGCAAAAATGCCAACATTCTTGCGGAGGAATCCATCAATATGAATGCGGAGCAGGATATTACCAGTGTCTCTGGGGAAAGTACATCAATACAGGCTGGCGAATCCCTCACAGAGATAGCAGCAGACAGTTATGTCCTATCTGCCAATGAAGCCAACGTTCAGGTCACAGAAGAACATAATCTCCAGGCTTCTACTATATCGGAGACGGCAGAGAAAATCAACATTGACAGTACGATGGAGGACCTCGACCTTTCTTCTCCAAAGAAGGTTAATATCCAAAGTTCTGAAAAAGTAAACTTATTCTAA
- the tssD gene encoding type VI secretion system tube protein TssD, producing the protein MGSFRATLELGGKEYDVLYSNYEFSRNTDSKGKPSSSISGGRVSVTVESTDDTTAIEAMLNSQFKAVEGKIVYKKTEEDAKMKEICFKNAYIVHYKETLNVENETPMTIAMTFSAETITVGNAELDNRWPRT; encoded by the coding sequence ATGGGTTCATTCAGAGCAACATTGGAATTAGGTGGCAAGGAGTATGACGTACTCTATTCCAACTACGAGTTCAGCCGCAACACTGACAGCAAGGGCAAGCCTTCATCAAGCATCTCGGGCGGCCGCGTAAGCGTGACGGTAGAGTCAACGGACGACACTACGGCCATCGAGGCCATGCTCAACAGCCAGTTCAAGGCCGTCGAGGGCAAGATCGTCTACAAGAAGACCGAGGAGGACGCGAAGATGAAGGAGATCTGCTTCAAGAATGCGTACATCGTCCACTACAAGGAGACGCTGAACGTTGAGAACGAGACTCCGATGACCATCGCGATGACCTTCTCTGCGGAGACCATCACGGTGGGCAATGCGGAGCTTGACAACCGCTGGCCACGCACATAA
- the mnmA gene encoding tRNA 2-thiouridine(34) synthase MnmA, translated as MDIQELEGKRIAVLLSGGVDSSVVVYEFAQLGLHPDCFYIKIGPEEKEDWDCNSEEDLEMATVVARRYGCRLQVIDCHKEYWEQVTRYTMEKVKAGFTPNPDVMCNRLIKFGAFDEKMGHDYDLIATGHYAQTEWIDGRKWLTTSPDPVKDQTDFLAQIHAWQLKKAIFPIGHYAKNEVREIAEREHLINARRKDSQGICFLGNIDYNEYVRRYLGEQVGDVIELETGKKIGEHKGLWFHTIGQRKGLGLGGGPWFVIKKDVTKNILYVSHGYDPATAYKRYFPLHDFHFLTEGITALPEKITFKIRHTPEYHPATVEQLSDGRCIIHSAESIHGVAPGQFCVIYDEQHHRCYGSGEITL; from the coding sequence ATGGATATTCAGGAACTCGAAGGAAAGCGCATAGCGGTACTCCTTTCAGGAGGTGTTGACAGTTCGGTCGTGGTATATGAATTTGCACAGTTAGGACTGCATCCCGACTGCTTCTACATCAAAATCGGTCCCGAAGAGAAGGAGGACTGGGACTGCAACTCGGAGGAAGACCTTGAGATGGCAACGGTCGTGGCACGTCGTTACGGCTGCAGGCTGCAGGTCATCGACTGTCATAAGGAGTATTGGGAACAGGTGACACGCTACACGATGGAGAAGGTCAAGGCTGGGTTCACGCCAAACCCGGATGTGATGTGCAACAGGCTTATCAAGTTCGGCGCCTTTGACGAGAAGATGGGACACGACTATGACCTCATCGCAACGGGGCATTATGCACAGACGGAATGGATTGACGGACGGAAGTGGCTCACCACGAGCCCTGATCCGGTGAAGGACCAGACCGACTTCCTCGCACAGATTCACGCATGGCAGCTGAAGAAAGCCATCTTCCCCATCGGGCACTATGCGAAGAACGAGGTGCGTGAGATTGCCGAACGCGAGCATCTCATCAATGCACGCCGCAAGGATTCGCAGGGCATCTGCTTCCTTGGAAATATCGACTATAACGAGTATGTACGCCGCTACCTCGGCGAACAGGTGGGTGACGTCATCGAACTGGAGACGGGAAAGAAAATCGGCGAACACAAGGGACTGTGGTTCCATACCATCGGGCAGCGCAAGGGACTCGGTCTTGGCGGTGGTCCATGGTTCGTCATAAAGAAAGATGTAACTAAAAATATCCTGTATGTAAGTCATGGCTATGACCCAGCTACTGCCTACAAGAGATATTTTCCGCTGCACGACTTCCACTTCCTCACTGAAGGCATCACAGCACTGCCCGAGAAGATTACCTTCAAGATTCGTCACACCCCCGAGTATCATCCGGCAACCGTCGAACAGTTGTCGGACGGAAGGTGCATCATCCATTCTGCCGAAAGCATACACGGTGTAGCCCCCGGTCAGTTCTGCGTCATCTATGACGAGCAACACCACCGCTGCTATGGGTCGGGAGAAATCACACTGTGA
- a CDS encoding YitT family protein, translating to MVRKRKSKFRDVREFFMIALAMLIGSFGWCAFLLPHKITIGGIAGIASVVQWGADIPVQYTYLIINGILLFVALKVLGWKFCVRTIFAVLVFASATSVLRGVFAEHPMFSNEPFLACVVGGVLLGVGVSIALQYNASSGGSDVIAAMIHKYRDVSLGRVILACDLCIITSSYLVLENWEKVIYGYIVLFVMTYVVDYLINGMRGSVQFFVISEHWGEIGSAINNDVDRGCTVIEARGFYTGKKVGMLFIIARRSEAHSIYQVIDEIDPNAFVSQGAVNGVYGMGFDRMKVSHKKRTVEEKERTKE from the coding sequence ATGGTAAGAAAAAGAAAAAGCAAATTTAGAGATGTACGCGAATTCTTTATGATTGCATTGGCTATGCTCATCGGCAGCTTTGGCTGGTGTGCATTCCTGCTTCCGCACAAGATCACCATCGGTGGTATTGCGGGTATCGCGTCTGTCGTACAGTGGGGAGCTGACATTCCCGTGCAGTACACCTACCTTATCATCAACGGCATTCTGCTCTTTGTCGCACTGAAGGTATTGGGCTGGAAGTTCTGTGTAAGGACTATCTTTGCAGTGCTGGTGTTCGCCTCTGCCACGTCAGTCCTCCGGGGAGTGTTCGCCGAACATCCGATGTTCTCCAACGAACCCTTCCTTGCCTGCGTCGTGGGTGGTGTGCTGTTAGGCGTCGGGGTCAGCATAGCCTTGCAGTATAATGCCAGCTCGGGCGGCTCGGATGTCATTGCGGCAATGATTCACAAGTACCGTGATGTATCGCTCGGACGTGTCATTCTTGCCTGTGACCTCTGCATCATCACCTCCAGTTATCTGGTTCTGGAGAACTGGGAAAAGGTCATATACGGTTATATCGTCCTCTTCGTAATGACCTACGTGGTGGATTATCTCATCAACGGCATGCGTGGCTCGGTGCAGTTCTTCGTCATTTCCGAGCACTGGGGCGAAATCGGTTCTGCCATCAACAACGATGTTGACCGAGGCTGTACGGTGATTGAGGCACGTGGCTTCTACACCGGCAAGAAGGTGGGAATGCTCTTCATCATCGCCCGCCGCTCCGAGGCACACTCCATCTATCAGGTCATTGATGAGATTGACCCTAACGCCTTCGTGTCACAAGGTGCCGTGAACGGTGTCTACGGCATGGGATTTGACCGTATGAAAGTGTCGCACAAGAAGAGAACTGTTGAGGAAAAGGAAAGGACAAAAGAATAG